DNA sequence from the Prolixibacter sp. SD074 genome:
TTGGAAATGGCGAATTGAGTAAAAAACTCAACGTAAAGGCCCATGCTTTCTCCAAGAGCGCTAAAGAGGCAATCGAAAAATTAGAAGGAACTACTGAAATACTCTGAACCTAATGAAAAAGTTATTCGAGACCCTTAAGAACATCTATAAGATTGAGGATTTAAGATCCCGGTTGACAGTTACGTTTCTCTTCCTGATAGTTTACCGACTTGGTTCATTCGTTTCCCTACCGGGAATTGATCCGGCCCAGTTGGGTGCGTTAAAGGCGCAAACTTCCTCAGGGCTTCTCGGACTGTTGAACATGTTTTCGGGAGGAGCGTTCTCGAACGCATCGATATTTGCGTTGGGAATTATGCCCTACATCAGTGCTTCAATCGTGATTCAGCTTATGGGTATCGCAGTTCCTTATTTTCAGAAGTTACAGAAAGAAGGAGAGTCCGGACGTAATAAAATCAATCAGATTACCCGCTATTTGACAGTGGGTATCCTGTTGTTTCAGGCGCCGGCTTACTTAACTAATTTGCACTATCAGCTTCCCGAAACGGCATTTGCAATTAAGGGGGCTACCTTTACCATTGCCTCCACAATAATTCTGACGGCAGGCTCCATGTTTATCATGTGGCTGGGGGAACGAATTACGGACAAAGGAATTGGTAATGGTATTTCGCTCATTATCATGATTGGTATTATTGCCCGTCTGCCTTTTGCCCTCTTCGCCGAGTTTGTAAGCCGGTTGGAAGAGCAGGGTGGAGGACTGGTTATGTTCCTGGTCGAATTTGTAATTCTGTTCCTGGTATTCATGTTGACTATCCTGCTTGTTCAGGGTACCCGGAAAGTACCGGTACAGTATGCAAAACGGATAGTAGGTAACCGTCAGTACGGCGGTGTTCGTCAGTACATTCCCCTGAAGGTGAATGCTGCTGGTGTAATGCCTATCATTTTCGCCCAGGCTATCATGTTTGTGCCGATGAGTATTGCCGGATTTTCCGGTTCGGAAGCGATGAGTGGCTTCGTGTCAGCATTCTCGGATTATACCGGATTCTGGTATAACTTTACCCAGTTCATGCTGGTAATCATATTCACCTATTTCTATACCGCTATTACCATTAATCCGGTCCAAATGGCTGAGGACATGAAAAAGAATGGCGGGTTTATACCGGGAGTTAAACCGGGTAAACGAACGGCTGAATACCTGGATACCATCATGTCAAGAATTACACTGCCGGGTTCCATCTTTTTGGGACTGGTAACGATTCTACCGGCATTTGCAATGATTATGGGAATTAATTCCCAGTTTGCGCACTTCTACGGTGGGACGTCATTGCTGATTCTTGTGGGAGTTATTCTGGATACGTTGCAACAGATCGAAAGTCACTTGCTCATGCGTCACTATGACGGTCTGCTGAAAGGCGGGCGTATCAAGGGACGTACTGGTGGCGGTCCTTCTGTGATTTAAGCAGCCGGGGATGATTTACTTCAAGACAAATGAAGAAATCGGCCTCATTCGCGAAAGTTGCTTACTTGTAAGTCGCACATTAGCTGAAATAGCACTATATATTCAACCCGGTATTTCAACGCTTGAGTTGGACCGGATAGCTGAAACGTTCATTCGAAATAATAACGGAAAGCCAGGTTTTCTGGGATACCAGGGATATCCCAATACCCTTTGTGCTTCTGTCAACAATACGGTAGTGCACGGTATACCGTCCGAATATAAAATTAAGGACGGGGATATTGTTTCCATAGATTGTGGCGTACTCTTAAACGGCTGGTATGGTGGTTCATGTTATACCTTTTTGGTCGGAAATGTTCCGGAACGTGAAAAAACCTTATGCCGGGCAACATATCGTTCGCTGGAGGATGCCATAACCGCGGCAATTGAAGGAAACCGGCTCGGTGATATAGGACACGCTGTCCGGCGCCATGCCGAACGACATCACTTCTCAATTGTAAGAGGTTTCGTTGGGCATGGCCTTGGGCGGAATCTTCACGAAGAACCGGAAATAGCCAATTATGGCAAACCCGGACGTGGAGTGAAGCTCAGACGTGGGATGGTAATGGCTGTTGAACCAATGCTGAATTCGGGGAAATCCGGAGTAGTAACCGAAGATGATGGCTGGACCGTTAAAACAGTAGACGGAGAATCATCAGCACACTTTGAACATACCCTGGTGGTGCGGGAAGAGAAAGCTGAGAAACTTTCAACTTTTAACTTTATAGAAGAAGCAATTAAAAAAAACAAATTTTTATGGCAAAACAGCCTTCTATAGAACAAGATGGAACCATTATTGAAGCGTTGTCAAACGCGATGTTTAGGGTGGAATTACAAAATGGTCATGTGATCACTGCTCACATATCGGGCAAGATGCGTATGCACTATATCAAGATTTTACCTGGTGACAAAGTAAAAGTTGAGATGTCTCCATACGACCTTACTAAAGGAAGGATCACTTTCAGATATAAAAATTAAAGCGCAGAAAAATGAAAGTAAGAGTATCTATCAAAAAACGTAGTGCTGATTGCAAAATCGTTCGGCGGAAAGGTCGTCTCTACGTTATTAACAAAAAAAACCCGAAGTTCAAGCAACGTCAGGGATAATGTATTAATTTTGTAAGGATTTTTTAATTCATTAATAATATGGCTCGTATAGTTGGTGTAGATATACCGAACAATAAAAGAGGTGAAATTGCCCTGACCTATATCTTTGGTATCGGTCGCAGCCGTGCACAGCAAATTCTCGAGCAGGCTGGAGTTGATAAAGATGTCAAGGTAAAGGACTGGGACGATAGCCAGTTCGCTGCTATTCGTAAAGTGATCAATGAAAAATATAAAGTTGAAGGTGAACTGCGCTCCGAATATCAGCTGAACATAAAACGACTGATGGATATCGGTTGCTATCGTGGCATTCGCCACCGTATTGGCCTTCCGGTACGTGGGCAGAGCACCAAAAACAACGC
Encoded proteins:
- the secY gene encoding preprotein translocase subunit SecY is translated as MKKLFETLKNIYKIEDLRSRLTVTFLFLIVYRLGSFVSLPGIDPAQLGALKAQTSSGLLGLLNMFSGGAFSNASIFALGIMPYISASIVIQLMGIAVPYFQKLQKEGESGRNKINQITRYLTVGILLFQAPAYLTNLHYQLPETAFAIKGATFTIASTIILTAGSMFIMWLGERITDKGIGNGISLIIMIGIIARLPFALFAEFVSRLEEQGGGLVMFLVEFVILFLVFMLTILLVQGTRKVPVQYAKRIVGNRQYGGVRQYIPLKVNAAGVMPIIFAQAIMFVPMSIAGFSGSEAMSGFVSAFSDYTGFWYNFTQFMLVIIFTYFYTAITINPVQMAEDMKKNGGFIPGVKPGKRTAEYLDTIMSRITLPGSIFLGLVTILPAFAMIMGINSQFAHFYGGTSLLILVGVILDTLQQIESHLLMRHYDGLLKGGRIKGRTGGGPSVI
- the map gene encoding type I methionyl aminopeptidase, giving the protein MIYFKTNEEIGLIRESCLLVSRTLAEIALYIQPGISTLELDRIAETFIRNNNGKPGFLGYQGYPNTLCASVNNTVVHGIPSEYKIKDGDIVSIDCGVLLNGWYGGSCYTFLVGNVPEREKTLCRATYRSLEDAITAAIEGNRLGDIGHAVRRHAERHHFSIVRGFVGHGLGRNLHEEPEIANYGKPGRGVKLRRGMVMAVEPMLNSGKSGVVTEDDGWTVKTVDGESSAHFEHTLVVREEKAEKLSTFNFIEEAIKKNKFLWQNSLL
- the infA gene encoding translation initiation factor IF-1 codes for the protein MAKQPSIEQDGTIIEALSNAMFRVELQNGHVITAHISGKMRMHYIKILPGDKVKVEMSPYDLTKGRITFRYKN
- the ykgO gene encoding type B 50S ribosomal protein L36: MKVRVSIKKRSADCKIVRRKGRLYVINKKNPKFKQRQG
- the rpsM gene encoding 30S ribosomal protein S13, which encodes MARIVGVDIPNNKRGEIALTYIFGIGRSRAQQILEQAGVDKDVKVKDWDDSQFAAIRKVINEKYKVEGELRSEYQLNIKRLMDIGCYRGIRHRIGLPVRGQSTKNNARTRKGKRKTVANKKKATK